A stretch of DNA from Sulfurovum sp. TSL6:
AAAGCACTCATAAACGCAACCGTTAACGCACCTAGAAGGTTACCAAGTCCCACTAGACCCCAGTTTCTAAGTATCTGACCTATAGTCACCCCTGGTCGTTTATCGATCCATGCCAACGGCACCAATACAAATACACCTGTCAATAAATCAAAGCTCATTAAATAAAGCATAATAAACCCAACAGGGAAGAACGCTGCACCAACAAGACCTGAACCAGTTTTCATCGCAACAGTAATTGCAAATACAGCAGCTAGTGCTAAAATTGCTCCCGCCATGTAAGCTCGTATCAGTGTATCTTTCGTAGACATATATACTTTTGACTCACCAGAGTCAACCATTTTCTTCACAAATTCCGTAGGCATTAAATAAGACATTGATCACTCCATGTTTTGATTAGTAGTTTTGACATTTTCATTCCTTTTTTTAATTCATAATATTCTTATAGGTAAAAAATTATCCTATAACCTGATTGCCTCTTGATGATAGACATAATCATCACTCCGTTGTCCCGCAGTATATAACGTTTATTTCAGCTATATAATTTGCTTATGAAAAGTATAATAAGTTTTTGTCTTAATAGTGTTCATATAATTGTATAAAAAATAATCATTTTTATTTTAAGAAGAATTTTTGTGTAGAGAAAACTGTATAAAAGATATCATTGAATAAGGTTCTTAAAATGATATTCTGAACTAGTAACTTGTAAAATATTGTGTATGGTCTTTGTGGGAAGATGTGTGGTAGTAAAGATGTAAGCAGCACTAGCACTATAATGACCACTCGAGTGGAATCATATGCAGTATCAGTTTCAGGGTGTTCAACTTTGGAATAAAGTAAAAACCGAGCAATACTTTATATGTAAAACCTCATAAATAGAGTATTTTATAAGGTTTTATGCTTTCTGGAAAATCAGTTACTTTTTAAATACATTCCCCAGCATACCTTTAATCGCACCCTGTAGATCCGCAGGGTAGATAACAAATTTCGAATTCTCACTTTTACTGATCTGTTCTAAAGAATTAATATATCTGTCTCCCAGTAAAAACATGGCAGGAAGTTCTTTGTCTTGTATGTTGTCAGAGATGAGTCTAATAGCTTCTGCAGAAGCATTTGCCAGGGCTATCTGTGCCTTTGCTTCCCTTTTTGCTGCTTCAAGTTTACCGTCTGCTTCGAGGATCGCAGCATTTTTGTTACCTTCTGCTGTCGTCTCTATAGCACGTCTTTCTCTCTCTGCCGCTGCTTGTCTCTCCATAGAGTCTTGCATCGATTCACTTGGATTGATATCTTGTATCTCGACAGACTTCACTGTCACACCCCAGTCTGCAACATCATCGATAATAGAGTCTTTCAGTTTACTTTTGATGTGTTCACGGTTGGAAAGTGCTTCATCCAAGTCCATTTCACCTAAAATAGAACGTAGTGTGGTCATGACCAGCTGCTGTATGGCAACTCTAAAATCCTCGATACCATAGATGGCATCTCTAGGGTTGGTCACACGTGCAAAAGTGACTGCATTGGTGTGGATAACAGCATTGTCTTTCGTAATGACCTCTTGTTCAGGAATGTCCAAAATAAGGTCTCTTGTAGATACACGCTCTCTTACGGATTCAAGATAAGGGATGATAAGATTGAGTCCGGGTGTAAGTGTTCGCGTAAATTTACCCAGTCTCTCTACTACCCACTCTTCTCCCTGAGGAACGATATTGATCCCTTTGTAAAGTGTAACAATGACCGCAATGACCAGTATAGCAACGATATTTAACATTTCCATTTTTTTTCCTTGAGTTAGTTTGTAGTGAGAGGTTCAACTTCTATCAGTTGTCCATTGATCTGTACGATCTTCACACGCGTGCCTTTGTCTATATCAACTTTA
This window harbors:
- a CDS encoding SPFH domain-containing protein, producing MEMLNIVAILVIAVIVTLYKGINIVPQGEEWVVERLGKFTRTLTPGLNLIIPYLESVRERVSTRDLILDIPEQEVITKDNAVIHTNAVTFARVTNPRDAIYGIEDFRVAIQQLVMTTLRSILGEMDLDEALSNREHIKSKLKDSIIDDVADWGVTVKSVEIQDINPSESMQDSMERQAAAERERRAIETTAEGNKNAAILEADGKLEAAKREAKAQIALANASAEAIRLISDNIQDKELPAMFLLGDRYINSLEQISKSENSKFVIYPADLQGAIKGMLGNVFKK